From a region of the Listeria monocytogenes ATCC 19117 genome:
- a CDS encoding class I adenylate-forming enzyme family protein, whose protein sequence is MTIKKYEPLNLYTNFKKSAERYPEMPIHFDEELVTFPELGLHTTYKKCEEAIIQKAAHLHKFGVRKEEKVIVYKSAKFDSYILAVAISYIGAVPIMVSPHLPASTIDIFVNRLDQPWLLFDSETSEKSHQLNNLPDSRLINAEQLFKAPLDGYTCEQEELPKDMIAYMTHTSGTTGVPKLIAHSANSMGWRTKYQRRILNFIKPRGLVAFHISPVHSRFNIGVSSLMSLGFPLLPIANPTKANVEKVLREYKPYVLETHPNHFVQWASLAREKPDVFQSIKFYHSTFDAINKETMAVFLRTSEYKKPIFLQIYGQSECGPMILRGHTLQSIETLNARDMGIGVPGLTEVRIVDQDGNPVPAGVSGNIQMLSKGRALTYYKEEARFEENVYGPWWDSGDYGMKDEQGRLFLQDRQVDLVETIDSTLAIEDKLLDTLTFLDEVVIIRGENGSPQPIIAVHDDKEMNWDAWWDAVSDLPHMNEPIVMKYDEIPRTATMKVQRLQMERELKK, encoded by the coding sequence ATGACGATAAAAAAGTACGAACCACTTAACCTCTATACCAATTTCAAAAAATCTGCTGAACGCTATCCAGAAATGCCCATCCATTTTGATGAAGAGCTTGTTACTTTTCCTGAATTAGGCCTTCACACTACTTACAAAAAATGTGAAGAGGCTATTATCCAAAAAGCAGCTCATCTACATAAATTCGGTGTACGCAAAGAAGAAAAAGTAATCGTATATAAATCTGCCAAATTCGATTCTTATATTTTAGCAGTTGCGATTTCTTATATTGGTGCCGTGCCAATCATGGTTTCCCCGCATCTTCCAGCGTCTACTATTGATATTTTTGTTAATCGCCTTGACCAACCTTGGTTACTTTTTGATTCTGAGACTTCTGAGAAAAGTCATCAGTTAAACAATTTACCAGACAGTAGATTGATCAATGCTGAACAATTGTTTAAAGCGCCACTAGATGGCTACACATGCGAACAAGAAGAATTACCAAAAGATATGATTGCTTATATGACTCACACTTCTGGAACAACTGGTGTGCCAAAATTAATCGCTCACTCTGCGAATTCGATGGGTTGGAGAACGAAATACCAACGACGTATTCTTAATTTCATCAAACCAAGAGGGCTTGTAGCTTTCCATATCTCACCAGTACATTCTCGTTTTAATATTGGTGTTTCATCCTTGATGTCGCTCGGTTTCCCGCTTCTGCCAATTGCCAATCCGACTAAAGCGAACGTCGAAAAAGTGCTACGCGAATACAAACCGTACGTACTCGAAACGCATCCAAATCATTTTGTTCAATGGGCGTCACTTGCTCGTGAAAAACCAGACGTTTTCCAAAGTATCAAATTTTATCATTCTACTTTTGATGCGATTAATAAAGAAACAATGGCGGTTTTCCTTCGTACTTCCGAATATAAAAAACCAATTTTCTTACAAATTTATGGACAAAGTGAATGTGGTCCGATGATTTTACGTGGTCATACGCTTCAATCCATTGAAACGCTAAATGCGCGCGATATGGGAATTGGTGTTCCTGGTTTAACAGAAGTTCGGATTGTTGACCAAGATGGTAATCCTGTTCCAGCTGGGGTTAGTGGTAATATTCAAATGCTTTCCAAAGGTCGCGCGCTTACTTATTACAAAGAAGAAGCTCGTTTTGAAGAGAATGTGTACGGACCTTGGTGGGATAGCGGCGATTATGGTATGAAAGATGAACAAGGCCGGTTATTCTTGCAAGATCGTCAAGTCGATTTAGTAGAAACAATTGATAGTACACTCGCAATTGAAGATAAACTGCTTGATACGCTGACTTTCTTAGATGAAGTTGTCATTATCCGTGGTGAAAATGGCAGCCCGCAACCAATTATCGCAGTTCATGATGATAAAGAAATGAATTGGGATGCATGGTGGGACGCAGTTTCTGACCTACCACATATGAATGAGCCAATTGTCATGAAATATGATGAAATCCCTCGTACTGCAACAATGAAAGTACAACGTTTGCAGATGGAACGAGAATTGAAAAAATAA
- a CDS encoding NUDIX hydrolase: protein MEEWDLLNENRELTGKTHIRGEKLAPGELHLVVHVCIFNEKGQLLIQKRQKDKEGWPNYWDLSAAGSALKGETSLQAAEREVQEELGITIDLSNTRAKFSYHFEAGFDDYWFITKDVELSDLTLQKEEVADARFVTKEELEVLRSSGEFIPYFFLNQLFNLKNATSIHF, encoded by the coding sequence GTGGAAGAATGGGATTTGCTAAATGAGAATCGTGAATTAACTGGGAAAACACATATCCGCGGTGAAAAACTAGCGCCCGGAGAACTTCATTTGGTTGTTCACGTATGTATTTTTAACGAAAAAGGGCAACTTTTAATCCAAAAGCGCCAAAAAGATAAAGAAGGTTGGCCGAATTATTGGGATCTTTCTGCGGCGGGTTCTGCGCTAAAAGGCGAAACAAGCCTGCAAGCTGCTGAACGAGAAGTGCAAGAAGAACTAGGGATTACAATTGATTTAAGTAACACCCGTGCCAAATTCAGTTACCATTTCGAAGCGGGATTTGATGATTATTGGTTTATTACGAAAGACGTGGAACTTAGCGACTTAACTTTACAAAAAGAAGAAGTAGCAGATGCCCGTTTTGTGACTAAAGAAGAGTTAGAAGTGTTAAGAAGTTCGGGCGAATTTATTCCATACTTCTTTTTAAACCAGCTTTTTAACCTCAAAAACGCCACATCTATCCATTTTTAA
- a CDS encoding ketose-bisphosphate aldolase: MLYTMKDLLAVGKEHQFAVPAFNICSFDMLKSIMEEVEANNAPVILEIHPDEIEYLGDNFVATVREYAHKSKVPVVIHMDHGGTIKDVMRAIRNGYTSVMIDASRASYEENVALTKQVVELAHKVGVSVEAELGTIGNNGSAEGGADTIIYTDPDQAEDFVQRTGIDTLAVAIGTAHGLYPKDKKPELNMPLLKELNKRLDIPFVLHGGSGNPDKEVSESVQYGVRKVNLSSDLKSVFFEEVRRVLVDNPAMYEPNQVYPSANEKVKEVVRHKLHILNTTGQRDKY; this comes from the coding sequence ATGTTATATACAATGAAAGATCTTTTAGCAGTAGGAAAAGAGCATCAATTTGCGGTACCAGCATTTAATATCTGTAGTTTTGATATGTTAAAGTCGATAATGGAGGAAGTGGAGGCAAATAATGCTCCTGTAATTTTAGAAATTCATCCGGATGAAATAGAGTATCTCGGTGATAACTTTGTTGCAACAGTCAGAGAATACGCACATAAAAGTAAGGTGCCGGTCGTTATTCATATGGACCACGGTGGAACAATCAAAGATGTGATGCGGGCAATTAGAAATGGCTATACTTCTGTCATGATTGATGCTTCAAGAGCCAGTTATGAAGAGAACGTGGCGTTGACTAAGCAAGTGGTTGAACTTGCGCATAAAGTCGGTGTTTCTGTTGAAGCGGAACTTGGAACAATCGGGAACAATGGTTCAGCAGAAGGCGGGGCGGATACCATCATATATACTGACCCTGACCAAGCAGAAGATTTCGTACAGAGAACTGGCATTGATACGCTAGCCGTAGCTATTGGAACGGCGCATGGGTTATACCCTAAAGATAAAAAACCAGAACTGAATATGCCTCTTTTAAAAGAATTAAATAAACGCTTGGATATTCCGTTTGTACTTCATGGTGGTTCGGGAAATCCAGATAAAGAAGTCAGTGAATCTGTACAGTACGGTGTTAGGAAAGTAAACCTTAGTTCAGATCTGAAAAGTGTGTTTTTTGAAGAAGTTCGCCGCGTTTTAGTGGACAATCCTGCGATGTATGAACCAAATCAAGTGTACCCATCAGCAAATGAAAAAGTAAAAGAAGTTGTAAGACATAAATTACACATTTTAAATACTACTGGTCAAAGAGATAAATACTAA
- a CDS encoding PTS sugar transporter subunit IIA: protein MNISNLINEDRIIFDNRIQTKQLLFEKVAEVLGEEGSITNPKKFIRDLYKREEETSTGIEDGFGIPHAKSKYVKEPLIVFVHSGIINDYFGLDDSPIECSFLIGVPKKATDVHLQILSELSRKLMNKEFREKLKNSKNKTEIITILSN from the coding sequence ATGAATATATCGAATTTAATTAATGAAGACCGAATTATTTTTGATAATCGTATTCAAACAAAACAATTATTATTTGAAAAAGTAGCAGAAGTACTAGGTGAAGAAGGTTCTATAACAAATCCAAAAAAATTTATACGTGACTTATATAAACGAGAAGAAGAAACTTCTACTGGAATTGAAGATGGTTTTGGCATCCCTCATGCAAAAAGTAAATATGTAAAAGAACCATTGATTGTTTTTGTTCATTCTGGCATTATAAATGATTATTTTGGATTAGATGATTCACCGATTGAATGTAGTTTTCTTATTGGTGTTCCGAAAAAAGCCACAGATGTTCACTTGCAAATCCTAAGTGAACTATCGAGGAAGTTAATGAACAAAGAATTTCGTGAAAAATTAAAAAATTCCAAAAACAAAACGGAAATTATAACAATTTTATCGAACTAA
- a CDS encoding oxidoreductase, translated as MLKMGFIGNGKSTNRYHLPFILERDNIEVKTIYNRNPKTATWDKIEGVHYTTDLDELLKDPEIQLITISTTQSSHFDYAKMVLENGKNVLVEKPFMMTYAEAKEIFELAKERGLLVQCYQNRRFDSDFLTAQKVIESGKLGDLLEVEMHYDYFRPEIPESVHEFKFYDSYLYGHGCHTIDQVLSYFGKPDNIHYDVRQLLGEGRMNDYFDLDLYYGVTKVSVKSSYFRIKARPSFVLYGKKGMFTKETKDRQEEHLKLFYMPSNPDFGIDLPEHYGTLTYVDDAGVWHEEKVISEVGDYGRVYDGLYDAIINGKPKQVTDEETLLQMEILEKGVEACK; from the coding sequence ATGTTGAAAATGGGTTTTATCGGAAACGGAAAAAGTACGAATAGATATCATTTACCATTTATTTTAGAGCGGGATAATATTGAAGTGAAGACGATTTATAATCGAAATCCCAAAACAGCCACATGGGACAAAATTGAAGGGGTTCACTATACAACCGACTTAGACGAGCTGTTAAAAGACCCAGAAATCCAGTTAATTACCATCTCTACAACACAAAGCTCTCACTTCGACTATGCCAAAATGGTGTTAGAAAACGGCAAAAATGTGCTTGTTGAAAAACCATTTATGATGACATACGCTGAAGCGAAAGAAATTTTCGAACTAGCTAAAGAACGTGGTTTACTCGTTCAATGCTACCAAAATCGTCGTTTCGATTCCGATTTCCTTACAGCACAAAAAGTAATTGAAAGTGGAAAATTAGGCGATTTATTGGAAGTAGAAATGCATTATGACTATTTCCGTCCAGAAATCCCAGAGTCGGTTCATGAATTTAAATTCTACGACAGTTATTTATACGGTCACGGCTGCCATACAATCGACCAAGTACTTTCTTACTTCGGCAAACCGGACAACATCCATTATGACGTGCGCCAACTGCTCGGCGAAGGACGAATGAACGATTATTTCGACCTTGATTTATATTATGGCGTAACAAAAGTATCCGTAAAATCAAGCTATTTCCGTATAAAAGCTCGTCCAAGCTTTGTCCTTTACGGCAAAAAAGGTATGTTTACAAAAGAAACAAAAGACCGCCAAGAAGAACATTTAAAACTATTTTACATGCCAAGTAATCCAGACTTTGGAATCGATTTACCAGAGCATTACGGAACGCTTACGTATGTTGATGATGCCGGAGTTTGGCATGAGGAGAAAGTAATCTCTGAGGTTGGCGACTACGGCCGCGTTTATGATGGTTTGTATGATGCAATTATTAACGGGAAACCAAAACAAGTAACTGACGAAGAAACCTTGCTACAAATGGAGATTTTAGAAAAAGGCGTCGAAGCTTGTAAATAA
- a CDS encoding YebC/PmpR family DNA-binding transcriptional regulator, translating into MGRKWANIKEKKASKDKTNSRIYAKFGIEIYVAAKSGDPDPHANQKLRFVIERAKTYNVPKHIIDRAIEKAKGTGDETYSELRYEGFGPNGSMIIVDALTNNVNRTASDVRAAYSKNGGNMGVSGSVAYMFDNTAIFGVEGKDADELLELLMEADIDVRDILDEDGQAIIYAEPEDFHKVQEGLKAAGIEEFTVAEIEMIPQNDIQLSGEDLEKFEKLIDALEDLEDVQKVYHNVELED; encoded by the coding sequence ATGGGCCGTAAATGGGCAAATATTAAAGAGAAAAAAGCGTCAAAAGATAAAACAAATAGTCGTATCTATGCAAAATTTGGAATTGAAATATATGTAGCGGCTAAATCGGGCGACCCAGATCCGCATGCCAACCAAAAATTACGTTTTGTTATTGAACGTGCAAAAACATACAATGTGCCGAAACATATTATTGACCGTGCAATCGAAAAAGCGAAAGGCACTGGCGATGAAACATATTCAGAACTGCGCTATGAAGGCTTTGGTCCAAATGGCTCGATGATTATCGTAGACGCACTGACAAATAATGTGAATCGTACGGCATCCGATGTTCGCGCAGCTTATAGCAAAAACGGCGGCAACATGGGCGTAAGTGGTTCAGTAGCTTATATGTTTGATAATACAGCCATTTTTGGTGTTGAAGGAAAAGACGCGGATGAGTTATTAGAACTTTTAATGGAAGCGGATATTGATGTTCGTGACATTTTAGACGAAGATGGCCAAGCGATTATTTATGCAGAACCAGAAGATTTCCACAAAGTACAAGAAGGTTTGAAAGCGGCTGGAATTGAAGAATTTACAGTAGCGGAAATCGAAATGATTCCTCAAAATGATATTCAATTATCAGGTGAGGACTTAGAAAAATTCGAGAAACTAATTGATGCTTTAGAAGACCTAGAAGACGTGCAAAAAGTATATCATAACGTCGAATTAGAAGATTAA
- a CDS encoding PTS fructose transporter subunit IIC produces MKIVGVTACPTGIAHTYMSAEKLTITAEALGYEVKIETQGAKVENVLTKEDIATADYVILAVDKEIDTSRFAGKKIKKVSTSRAIKEADVVIEETISGKGLISLEAKSSDISSEQPSKASLYNHFMNGVNYMLPFVIAGGILIAISFAFGIDASNPDSDSYNALAAAFSKIGGDTAFGLMVPALAAGIAVSVAGRAGFAPGLVAGTLATVGGSGFLGGMIGGILAGYVAHFFANKVNVTKSLASIYQLIVVPLLGITIVGLAMVFIIDTPIAWVLNALTGWLNGLGETSGVVFGLLIGVMMAADMGGPINKSISTFSIGLMSAGVTAPIAACMAAGMVPPLGLALATLLFKNKFTKEEKTAGNSCWVLGASYITEGAIPFAVADPLRVIPSLMLGSATAAAISMGAGVTSMAPHGGIWVMFIPNVINHLFIYLLAIAAGTVVTAISVGLLKTPLNKRKNKEEMI; encoded by the coding sequence ATGAAAATAGTTGGTGTTACTGCTTGTCCCACTGGTATTGCGCATACGTATATGTCTGCCGAGAAATTAACTATAACGGCAGAAGCGCTTGGTTACGAAGTGAAAATCGAGACACAAGGAGCTAAGGTTGAAAATGTTTTAACGAAGGAAGACATCGCGACTGCTGATTATGTCATTTTAGCAGTCGATAAAGAAATAGATACATCAAGGTTCGCTGGAAAGAAAATTAAAAAAGTATCCACTTCCAGAGCGATTAAAGAGGCTGATGTGGTTATTGAGGAAACTATTTCTGGTAAAGGGTTAATCAGTTTGGAGGCGAAAAGTTCGGATATAAGTTCGGAACAACCGTCAAAAGCAAGTTTATACAATCACTTTATGAATGGTGTTAACTATATGTTGCCATTTGTCATAGCTGGCGGGATTTTAATTGCTATTAGTTTTGCTTTTGGAATTGATGCCTCAAACCCTGACTCTGATTCGTATAACGCACTTGCAGCTGCATTTTCAAAAATTGGTGGGGATACTGCATTTGGTTTAATGGTTCCAGCACTTGCAGCAGGGATAGCGGTTTCTGTGGCTGGTCGAGCAGGATTTGCGCCCGGGCTTGTGGCAGGGACACTGGCGACTGTTGGTGGATCAGGATTTCTAGGCGGTATGATTGGTGGTATTTTGGCTGGTTACGTGGCACATTTCTTTGCTAATAAAGTCAATGTCACTAAATCACTTGCTTCGATTTATCAATTGATTGTTGTACCGCTTTTAGGGATTACGATTGTTGGTTTGGCGATGGTATTTATTATTGATACACCAATCGCTTGGGTTTTAAATGCACTCACAGGTTGGTTGAATGGGCTTGGTGAGACATCTGGCGTCGTATTTGGACTACTCATTGGTGTGATGATGGCAGCAGATATGGGTGGGCCAATTAATAAATCTATTTCAACCTTTTCAATTGGGTTAATGTCAGCAGGTGTAACGGCGCCGATTGCGGCTTGTATGGCGGCTGGAATGGTTCCGCCACTTGGATTAGCACTCGCAACACTATTATTTAAAAACAAATTTACAAAAGAAGAAAAAACAGCGGGGAATTCTTGTTGGGTGTTAGGTGCATCTTATATTACTGAAGGAGCAATTCCTTTCGCAGTTGCTGATCCGCTCCGGGTTATCCCAAGTTTGATGTTAGGTTCTGCAACAGCTGCTGCAATTTCGATGGGAGCTGGTGTAACTTCGATGGCGCCTCACGGTGGGATTTGGGTGATGTTCATTCCAAATGTAATTAACCATTTATTTATCTACTTACTAGCAATTGCAGCAGGCACAGTCGTGACAGCAATTTCTGTCGGACTATTAAAAACCCCATTAAACAAGCGAAAAAATAAAGAGGAGATGATATAA
- a CDS encoding peptidase E produces the protein MKNLFLTSSFKDVVPLFTEFESNLQGKTVTFIPTASTVEEVVFYVEAGKKALEDLGLIVEELDVAAENLEEITMTLKKNDFIYVTGGNTFFLLQELKRTGADKLILEEIAKGKLYIGESAGAVITSPNISYIQSMDSVKKATNLTNYDALNLVDFYTLPHYNNTPFKKITQQIIADYADDLKIFPISNCETIFVQGNVVTSKGIL, from the coding sequence ATGAAAAACTTATTTTTAACCTCGTCTTTTAAAGATGTTGTACCATTATTTACTGAATTTGAAAGCAATCTCCAAGGAAAAACCGTTACTTTTATCCCGACGGCTAGCACCGTTGAAGAAGTTGTTTTTTATGTAGAAGCTGGTAAAAAAGCGCTCGAGGATTTAGGGTTAATTGTTGAGGAACTAGATGTGGCGGCAGAAAATCTAGAAGAAATAACGATGACACTCAAAAAAAATGATTTTATCTATGTTACTGGAGGAAATACTTTCTTTTTACTACAAGAATTAAAACGAACTGGTGCAGATAAATTAATTTTAGAGGAAATTGCTAAAGGAAAATTATATATTGGTGAATCAGCCGGTGCAGTCATCACGAGTCCTAATATATCGTATATCCAATCCATGGACAGCGTAAAAAAAGCCACTAATTTAACCAACTATGATGCTTTAAATTTAGTCGATTTCTATACGCTTCCTCATTACAACAACACACCTTTTAAAAAAATAACACAACAAATAATAGCGGACTATGCGGATGATTTAAAAATATTTCCGATTAGTAACTGCGAAACTATTTTTGTACAAGGTAACGTGGTAACTTCGAAAGGAATTCTTTAA
- a CDS encoding flavocytochrome c, translating into MKKRLATTFIMLLSLALIIAGCGSNNTSKSDTEKTKEKEKTEVTSGASKTSYTDPSELKDKYDIVIVGAGGAGMSAALEAKAKGMNPVILEKMPLAGGNTMKASSGMNASETKFQKEEGINDSNDKFYEETLKGGHGTNDKAMLRFFVDNSASAIDWLDSMDIKLNNLTITGGMSEKRTHRPEDGSAVGKYLVDGLLKNVQEQKIPVFVNADVKEITQKDGKVTGVKVKLNNKDEKTISSDAVVVTTGGYGANKDMIEKERPDLKGYVTTNQEGSTGDGIKMIEKLGGTTVDMDQIQVHPTVQQDKSYLIGEAVRGEGAILVSQEGKRFGNELDTRDNVTASINKLPEKSAYLVFDSGVKDRVKAIAQYEEMGFVEEGKTIDELAGKINVPKEELTKTLDTWNASVKNKKDEAFGRTTAMDNDLSKAPYYAIKIGPGIHYTMGGVKINTNTEVLDKDGKPITGLFAAGEVTGGLHGENRIGGNSVAEIIIFGRQAGDKSAEFVKAQ; encoded by the coding sequence ATGAAAAAAAGGTTAGCTACAACTTTCATCATGCTACTATCGCTTGCATTAATTATCGCAGGTTGTGGCAGCAATAACACAAGCAAAAGTGACACGGAGAAAACAAAAGAAAAAGAAAAAACAGAAGTTACATCGGGAGCGTCAAAAACTAGCTACACAGATCCATCCGAATTAAAAGATAAATATGATATCGTTATTGTTGGTGCAGGTGGTGCAGGAATGTCCGCAGCACTAGAAGCAAAAGCGAAAGGCATGAACCCAGTAATCCTTGAAAAAATGCCACTAGCAGGCGGAAACACAATGAAAGCCTCTTCTGGTATGAACGCCTCTGAAACTAAATTCCAAAAAGAAGAAGGAATTAATGATAGCAACGACAAATTTTACGAAGAAACATTAAAAGGTGGTCACGGAACAAACGATAAAGCAATGCTTCGTTTTTTCGTAGACAATTCCGCCAGCGCCATTGACTGGTTGGATTCCATGGACATTAAATTAAACAACTTAACTATCACAGGCGGAATGAGCGAAAAACGTACGCACCGTCCTGAAGATGGCTCGGCTGTTGGTAAATACTTAGTAGACGGTTTACTAAAAAATGTTCAAGAACAAAAAATCCCAGTTTTCGTTAACGCAGACGTAAAAGAAATTACACAAAAAGACGGAAAAGTAACTGGCGTGAAAGTAAAATTAAACAATAAAGACGAAAAAACAATTAGTTCGGATGCAGTAGTTGTCACAACTGGTGGCTACGGAGCTAATAAAGATATGATTGAAAAAGAACGTCCAGACTTAAAAGGATATGTAACAACGAACCAAGAAGGAAGTACTGGCGACGGTATTAAAATGATCGAAAAACTTGGTGGAACAACAGTGGATATGGATCAAATTCAAGTTCACCCAACTGTTCAACAAGATAAATCTTACCTCATCGGTGAAGCCGTTCGAGGTGAAGGTGCGATTTTAGTCTCTCAAGAAGGTAAACGTTTCGGAAACGAATTAGACACACGTGATAACGTTACAGCTTCCATCAACAAATTACCAGAAAAATCCGCGTACCTAGTATTTGATTCAGGCGTGAAAGACCGCGTCAAAGCTATCGCGCAATATGAAGAAATGGGCTTTGTGGAAGAAGGTAAAACAATTGATGAATTAGCCGGCAAAATCAATGTACCAAAAGAAGAGCTAACTAAAACATTAGATACTTGGAATGCAAGTGTGAAAAACAAAAAAGACGAAGCATTCGGCAGAACAACCGCAATGGATAATGATTTATCTAAAGCACCATATTACGCAATCAAAATCGGACCAGGAATTCATTACACAATGGGTGGCGTAAAAATCAATACAAATACAGAAGTTTTAGACAAAGACGGTAAACCAATCACAGGCCTATTTGCTGCGGGAGAAGTAACTGGTGGCTTGCACGGGGAAAACCGTATTGGCGGAAACTCTGTCGCTGAAATCATTATTTTCGGACGTCAAGCTGGCGACAAATCAGCAGAATTTGTAAAAGCACAATAA
- a CDS encoding DeoR/GlpR family DNA-binding transcription regulator, giving the protein MLSTAKERQLKIVNRLKVEQFMRIIDLVELVNYSEATVKRDLVELEKEGLVRRTRGGAMIIDNKKIDLPYLMKMNERSNETSKIRIADIAKSLIRDDMVIFLDSSSTSLHLIDVLSKFDGLQIITNGVMTASMLSEFTNARVSILGGSILTKRYTVNGAKAYNDALTYNADIAFVSCRGIDYDKGATETHEGEALIKQAFRRQSSSLVLLVTEEKVGHKFMHQSLACHDIDYLITDFKLDPDVEEQFKTHQITCLY; this is encoded by the coding sequence ATGTTAAGCACAGCGAAGGAACGGCAACTAAAAATCGTTAACCGGCTAAAAGTGGAACAATTTATGCGGATTATTGATTTAGTGGAGCTTGTCAACTACAGCGAAGCCACTGTTAAACGGGATTTAGTAGAATTAGAAAAAGAAGGACTTGTGAGACGAACAAGAGGCGGGGCAATGATTATCGATAATAAAAAAATCGATTTGCCTTATTTAATGAAAATGAATGAGCGAAGTAATGAAACGAGTAAAATAAGAATTGCCGATATTGCCAAATCACTGATTCGCGATGATATGGTGATTTTCTTAGACTCTAGCTCAACATCACTGCATTTAATCGACGTTTTAAGTAAATTTGATGGACTGCAAATTATTACAAACGGGGTCATGACGGCTTCCATGCTATCAGAATTTACAAATGCAAGAGTTAGTATTTTAGGAGGATCGATTTTAACGAAGCGATATACGGTGAACGGCGCAAAAGCATACAATGACGCTTTAACTTATAATGCGGATATTGCTTTTGTTTCATGCCGGGGGATCGACTATGACAAAGGTGCAACGGAAACACATGAAGGTGAAGCACTCATCAAACAAGCTTTCAGGCGCCAGTCAAGTTCGCTCGTTTTACTTGTCACCGAAGAAAAAGTAGGACACAAGTTTATGCACCAAAGCTTAGCATGTCATGATATTGACTATTTAATTACGGACTTCAAACTGGACCCAGATGTAGAGGAACAGTTCAAAACCCATCAAATTACTTGTTTGTATTAG
- a CDS encoding helix-turn-helix transcriptional regulator: MRKAERLNDMMLFLNDKNSFQLSDIMAKYGVSRSTAIRDIQSLEEIGMPIYSERGRNGHYRVLRNRLLSPIVFNIDEVFALYFSMLTLKAYETTPFHLSVEKLKTKFERCLSAEKIEMLRKTEEVFSLGYIKHNNQCEFLDVILQFTMEEKVCQINYDKNGTEKTYIVQFYNISSAYGQWYVTSYNFETKRMQVFRCDKILALKENDTFEAKKMEELKRVADSFNKKADVTTFEVEIASNGVDLFFKENYPSMKLRQQQGKNVIHGFYHKGEEQFIINYLLGYGEKIIAIQPDSLRDMLLNELDTIKKHMQNLSS; this comes from the coding sequence ATGAGAAAAGCAGAGCGATTAAATGATATGATGTTGTTTTTAAATGATAAAAATTCGTTTCAATTAAGCGACATAATGGCAAAATATGGCGTTTCCCGCAGTACTGCTATTCGAGATATACAGTCTTTGGAAGAAATAGGCATGCCGATATATTCGGAACGGGGACGAAATGGTCATTATCGGGTGCTTCGTAATCGGCTACTCTCGCCCATTGTTTTTAATATCGATGAGGTATTTGCGCTCTATTTTTCGATGCTTACCTTAAAAGCCTATGAAACGACACCTTTTCATTTGAGCGTGGAAAAATTAAAAACGAAATTTGAACGTTGTCTTTCAGCTGAAAAAATCGAAATGCTTCGAAAAACAGAAGAAGTATTTAGTCTCGGCTATATAAAGCATAATAATCAATGTGAATTTCTAGATGTTATTTTGCAGTTTACGATGGAGGAGAAGGTGTGTCAGATTAATTATGATAAAAATGGGACTGAAAAAACGTATATTGTTCAATTTTATAATATATCTTCGGCATACGGGCAATGGTATGTGACGAGTTATAACTTCGAGACGAAACGGATGCAGGTATTTCGTTGTGATAAAATCCTTGCGCTAAAAGAAAATGATACTTTTGAAGCTAAGAAAATGGAGGAATTAAAAAGAGTGGCTGATTCTTTTAATAAAAAAGCTGATGTAACTACCTTTGAAGTGGAAATTGCCTCAAATGGTGTTGACTTATTTTTTAAAGAAAATTATCCATCGATGAAACTTCGCCAACAGCAAGGTAAAAATGTTATTCATGGTTTTTATCATAAAGGAGAGGAACAATTTATTATCAATTATTTACTAGGTTATGGTGAAAAAATTATAGCTATCCAGCCAGATTCATTGCGAGATATGTTGCTAAATGAGCTCGATACGATAAAAAAACATATGCAAAATTTATCATCCTAA